Proteins from a genomic interval of Desulfofustis limnaeus:
- a CDS encoding roadblock/LC7 domain-containing protein codes for MQKLMDALSKELPGVLAVAVVTVEDGLSIAEVSRRKGIETAAASAYLASIVKSNGKAIGLLADDEVTDDILITTSRYHFIIRHTPDQPFFIFVMTTKDEWLGKARLLMKRFELELSRFSAELIEQFRQASD; via the coding sequence TTGCAGAAATTGATGGATGCCTTATCCAAGGAACTGCCGGGCGTATTAGCCGTTGCGGTGGTCACGGTCGAGGATGGTTTGTCAATCGCAGAAGTGAGCAGGCGCAAGGGGATCGAGACGGCTGCCGCGTCCGCCTATCTCGCGTCGATCGTGAAATCGAACGGAAAAGCCATCGGTTTACTGGCTGATGACGAGGTTACCGATGATATCCTGATCACCACCAGCCGCTATCATTTCATCATCCGTCATACGCCGGACCAGCCCTTTTTCATCTTTGTCATGACCACCAAGGACGAGTGGCTGGGCAAAGCACGACTGCTGATGAAGAGATTTGAGTTGGAATTGTCGCGGTTTTCGGCAGAACTTATCGAGCAATTTCGACAAGCTTCAGATTAG
- a CDS encoding response regulator — protein MTKKVLVVDDEEDMLWMLQRNLNKGMSDVEILAARSGEEALAVLSDTAVNLVITDINMPGMNGLDLLIEINNRYPDTGVIIMTAYPSSAYEREAMMSGSLRFIEKPFDIKDMRDIVKNVLKTSDGFQGTINGIDLMDIIQFNGLSQATAALKVTTTEQEGMLFFKNGSVVHAMCDQLSGEDAFFKIITFNDGTLQNIRGVEPPIISINKSLESLLFEAALRNDESAPRNSSDDDTEPVATLEDLDTGDIIAPLEDDAEDAQQDRSDDSFPGLLSDELSTDHPEVNLPEAESDHEQSGADRISHEKAPPPSPAAAANGDTTLTPEEENEMTDIQKILAEFTNVEGVHTACLVGRDGFLLDSIARSGIDAEMIGAIASSGFGSAESMGNQLGQGDLNMTMLEYTDGPVMFAPVGSEAFLVIVADKDTNLGWIRLTIKKNSKVIEKAANL, from the coding sequence ATGACCAAGAAAGTACTTGTTGTTGACGATGAAGAGGATATGCTCTGGATGCTCCAGAGAAACCTGAACAAGGGCATGTCCGATGTCGAAATTCTCGCCGCCAGATCCGGTGAAGAAGCATTGGCCGTTCTCAGTGACACGGCTGTCAACTTGGTCATCACTGACATCAACATGCCCGGCATGAACGGTCTCGACCTGTTGATCGAAATTAACAATCGTTATCCCGACACCGGCGTTATCATCATGACCGCGTATCCTTCCAGCGCTTACGAGCGGGAGGCGATGATGAGCGGCAGCCTGCGTTTTATCGAGAAACCGTTCGACATCAAAGATATGCGTGACATCGTTAAAAATGTCCTGAAGACCAGCGATGGGTTCCAGGGGACGATCAACGGCATTGACCTGATGGACATCATCCAATTCAATGGGTTATCTCAAGCAACCGCAGCACTTAAGGTTACCACTACTGAGCAGGAAGGCATGCTTTTCTTCAAAAATGGCTCCGTCGTCCATGCCATGTGTGATCAACTCAGTGGTGAAGATGCCTTTTTTAAGATCATCACTTTTAACGACGGAACATTGCAAAACATTCGCGGGGTGGAGCCACCGATAATCAGTATCAACAAGAGCCTCGAATCACTCCTTTTTGAAGCTGCGCTACGTAATGACGAGAGTGCTCCGCGCAACTCGTCAGACGATGATACCGAGCCGGTTGCAACCCTGGAAGACCTTGACACCGGAGACATCATCGCCCCTCTGGAAGATGACGCTGAAGACGCCCAGCAGGACCGGAGCGATGATAGTTTCCCTGGACTCCTTTCCGACGAATTGTCTACGGACCACCCCGAAGTCAATCTGCCTGAAGCTGAATCGGACCATGAACAGAGCGGGGCCGATCGAATTTCTCACGAAAAAGCACCGCCACCGTCGCCAGCGGCAGCGGCGAACGGCGATACCACGTTAACCCCAGAAGAGGAAAACGAAATGACGGACATCCAGAAAATACTAGCTGAATTCACTAACGTTGAAGGTGTTCACACGGCCTGCCTGGTGGGCCGCGACGGCTTTCTGCTCGATAGTATCGCTCGCAGCGGTATTGATGCTGAGATGATCGGAGCCATCGCCTCTTCCGGCTTCGGCTCCGCGGAATCAATGGGTAATCAGCTTGGCCAGGGCGATCTGAACATGACCATGCTGGAATACACCGACGGACCGGTCATGTTTGCACCGGTAGGCAGTGAAGCTTTTCTGGTCATCGTTGCCGATAAAGACACAAACCTTGGCTGGATACGCCTGACCATTAAAAAGAATTCCAAGGTTATCGAAAAGGCGGCCAACCTCTGA
- a CDS encoding sigma-54-dependent transcriptional regulator has translation MSSVLIVDDNEDLRFSLSSVVRKNDFSVETAASGSEALEIAHSSVIDLAFLDIGLPDLHGISLIANLRQITPDMGIVMLTGLNDAKTAVEALKAGAFDYIVKPFDMIEFTTTLHRFMQSRLMEKKALIEHQQDGEGPLIGQSEPMRRVRQSIKTAASVESPVLITGETGTGKEMVARAIHHEGQGGHRGIFVKVDCGTLSANLVESELFGYEKGAFTDARSDKKGLVEVASGGTLFLDEIGNLPIELQPKLLRLIEESTFRKVGGLKDIKVQLRIIAATNSDLLAAINAGTFREDLYYRLNVLPIALPSLRERGEDIVLLADFFLHRLNREMKRDIKGFTNPATAILRSYPWPGNIRELRNIIEREIIFNNSGWLTLANLVHRWNSRDVELDQHLLSLQEMEKRHIKNVLTRTGNNKSQAARILGISRTTLRQKLASSAPDK, from the coding sequence ATGAGTTCCGTCCTTATTGTCGACGACAACGAAGATTTACGATTCTCTCTTTCCTCTGTCGTCCGCAAAAACGATTTCTCAGTCGAGACCGCCGCCTCCGGCAGCGAGGCCCTGGAAATCGCTCACAGCTCGGTTATTGATCTCGCCTTTCTCGATATCGGTTTGCCGGATCTGCACGGTATCTCGCTGATTGCAAACCTCCGCCAGATCACCCCCGACATGGGGATCGTGATGCTGACCGGCCTGAATGACGCCAAAACCGCGGTTGAGGCCCTCAAAGCCGGCGCCTTTGATTATATTGTCAAACCCTTCGACATGATTGAATTCACTACCACTCTCCATCGTTTTATGCAGTCCCGGCTGATGGAGAAAAAGGCCTTGATCGAACATCAGCAAGATGGGGAAGGACCGCTCATCGGTCAGAGTGAACCCATGCGTCGCGTCCGTCAGTCAATCAAGACTGCCGCGAGCGTGGAGTCGCCGGTACTGATCACGGGTGAAACCGGAACCGGCAAGGAGATGGTGGCTCGTGCCATCCACCATGAAGGTCAAGGCGGCCACCGAGGGATTTTTGTGAAGGTCGACTGCGGCACGCTTTCCGCCAATCTTGTTGAATCCGAACTGTTCGGTTATGAGAAAGGGGCATTTACCGATGCTCGAAGCGACAAGAAAGGCCTGGTGGAAGTCGCCAGTGGTGGGACTCTGTTTCTCGATGAAATCGGCAACCTCCCGATCGAATTACAACCCAAACTGCTACGCCTCATCGAGGAATCAACCTTTCGCAAGGTTGGCGGTTTGAAAGACATCAAAGTCCAGCTACGCATTATTGCAGCGACAAACAGTGATCTCCTGGCAGCAATCAATGCCGGCACTTTTCGGGAAGACCTCTACTATAGACTCAATGTCCTACCCATAGCCTTACCGTCGCTTCGTGAACGCGGTGAAGATATCGTGCTGCTGGCCGATTTCTTTCTGCACCGACTCAATCGGGAGATGAAAAGGGACATAAAAGGGTTCACCAACCCGGCAACCGCCATCTTGCGGTCCTATCCCTGGCCCGGCAACATTCGGGAACTAAGAAACATCATCGAACGAGAAATCATCTTTAACAACTCTGGATGGCTGACTCTTGCCAATCTCGTTCACCGTTGGAACAGCCGGGACGTGGAACTGGATCAACATCTTTTGTCGTTGCAGGAGATGGAAAAACGTCATATCAAAAACGTGCTGACCAGAACCGGTAACAACAAGTCGCAGGCCGCCCGGATTTTGGGCATTTCTCGAACCACACTGCGTCAGAAGCTTGCGTCTTCGGCACCAGACAAGTGA
- a CDS encoding ATP-binding protein, whose product MNRELHPATGFSPSTTSEYAVVCCDTNDVVVSWDAQAGYLFGHTYDQAVGKDFFALTLSDPTRYRRNNTSSINNLFRQHRKEVSVTIKLQERAVSANRRQFPVELIISPLPGNEFFTIFIRNLEYIKKQRRALVEQALHFEIINTVLQKSLEPLLLKDRLRDILTYLVNLDQLDLLPMAALFLVGPNAQSLNLHSCIGLKAEQLARCKQVDFGRCRCGTAARTNRPQFFPAVDGHECSVTSPHGHYCIPFATHGIVNGVICFYVPASHKRSERQEGLLVSAADVIGKIIDNQKMDLQLINLVNDLRASIIALREEKLFSDSIIQGLEHGLVITDPDGIIQKANTVAQEILHAFTTILEGKKLGAIIGEDNARRVFSAQEKARPGEEKELVLTADSGDEIIVRYSAVTRRDNTGQTAGTIISLTDISEWRSVRKEMEKMNRLSTVAEIASAVAHEVRNPLAGIKIMAQSIEENSCTLEERTECAQRIIRQVDRLNELLTDFFSYARPVIPKKQPTSLTTVLSEIKPLIINKLIKQRITLVENFEPELPLIIADPNQIQQVFLNLFLNSVDAIKQEGTIEIAASALSGQKLSRYRKKNHLLAKHSRFVLVTFMDNGAGMSGAAAEKVFEPFFTTKSNGSGLGMSIVYRTLKENDATISVESTEGKGTTFSMFFKAC is encoded by the coding sequence ATGAATAGAGAACTGCATCCCGCAACCGGCTTTTCTCCTTCGACTACTTCCGAATATGCCGTTGTCTGCTGCGACACCAACGACGTGGTTGTCTCCTGGGACGCACAAGCCGGTTACTTATTCGGCCACACCTACGATCAAGCCGTCGGCAAGGATTTCTTCGCCTTGACCCTCTCCGACCCAACTCGGTATCGCCGCAATAACACCTCAAGCATCAACAATTTGTTCCGTCAGCATCGGAAGGAAGTCTCGGTTACCATTAAACTGCAGGAGCGTGCGGTTTCGGCAAACCGTCGCCAATTCCCGGTCGAATTGATTATCTCTCCTTTACCGGGTAACGAATTCTTCACCATCTTCATCCGCAATCTCGAATACATAAAAAAACAGCGAAGGGCACTCGTCGAACAAGCCCTTCATTTCGAAATCATTAACACGGTTCTCCAAAAGTCGCTTGAACCATTGCTTCTTAAGGATCGTCTTCGAGACATCCTGACCTATCTGGTCAACCTGGACCAGCTCGATTTGCTGCCGATGGCCGCATTGTTTCTCGTCGGCCCCAATGCACAATCACTCAATTTGCATAGTTGCATCGGCCTCAAAGCAGAGCAGTTGGCCCGCTGTAAGCAGGTGGATTTTGGTCGTTGCCGCTGCGGCACTGCCGCTCGCACCAATCGACCTCAGTTCTTCCCTGCGGTCGACGGTCACGAGTGTTCAGTAACGTCACCGCACGGACATTATTGCATTCCTTTTGCTACTCACGGCATCGTTAACGGTGTCATCTGTTTCTACGTACCGGCCTCCCACAAGAGATCCGAACGGCAGGAGGGCTTGCTTGTCTCAGCAGCCGATGTCATTGGCAAGATCATTGACAATCAAAAGATGGACCTGCAACTGATCAATCTGGTCAACGATCTCAGGGCCTCGATCATAGCCCTGCGAGAAGAAAAACTTTTCTCCGATTCTATCATTCAAGGCCTCGAACACGGGCTGGTCATTACCGATCCGGACGGGATCATTCAAAAAGCAAACACCGTCGCTCAGGAGATCCTGCACGCTTTCACCACCATTCTCGAAGGCAAGAAGCTTGGCGCCATCATCGGCGAAGACAATGCGCGTCGTGTCTTTTCCGCTCAGGAAAAAGCACGACCGGGAGAAGAAAAGGAATTGGTGCTCACCGCTGACAGCGGCGACGAAATCATTGTCCGCTACTCGGCGGTAACCAGGCGAGACAATACCGGCCAGACCGCCGGTACCATCATTTCGCTGACCGACATCTCGGAGTGGCGATCTGTCCGGAAAGAGATGGAGAAAATGAATCGCCTGTCAACCGTGGCGGAAATCGCTTCAGCAGTCGCTCACGAAGTTCGCAACCCCTTGGCAGGCATAAAAATTATGGCCCAGTCCATTGAAGAAAATTCCTGCACGCTGGAGGAACGGACAGAATGCGCCCAACGGATCATCAGGCAAGTGGACCGCCTCAATGAACTGCTCACCGATTTTTTCTCCTATGCTCGGCCCGTCATTCCCAAAAAACAGCCCACCTCGCTGACCACCGTCCTTTCCGAGATCAAACCGCTGATTATCAACAAACTGATAAAACAGAGAATCACGCTCGTTGAGAATTTCGAACCGGAACTACCGCTGATTATTGCCGACCCCAATCAAATTCAGCAAGTCTTTCTCAATCTCTTCCTCAATTCCGTTGACGCCATCAAACAAGAGGGGACCATCGAAATCGCCGCCAGCGCCCTCAGTGGCCAGAAACTGTCCAGGTACCGCAAGAAAAATCATCTGCTTGCCAAGCATTCCCGGTTCGTCCTGGTCACATTCATGGATAATGGTGCTGGGATGTCGGGAGCGGCCGCAGAGAAGGTCTTTGAACCCTTTTTCACCACCAAGAGCAACGGTTCCGGACTTGGCATGTCAATCGTCTATCGCACCCTCAAGGAAAACGACGCTACGATCAGCGTTGAAAGCACTGAGGGAAAGGGGACCACCTTTTCCATGTTTTTCAAAGCCTGCTGA
- a CDS encoding helix-turn-helix transcriptional regulator: MGVTKYYLTTKEVAQLLKVNEKAVYSLISEKGLPATKMTGKWLFPRHLVEEWLDVSVVNQPVVDTAAPGMADSGRLLIAGSDDLLFQRLLGLYHARYPDSIAYFANLGSMGGLRALRRKQCHIAVCHLLQDDNEEYNFRFAEREMERLPVFVNFSKRQQGLLVAPGNPKQISSVKDLAQPGITIVNRSLNTGTRLLLDYELTRCDINPDTIDGYRVEVARHLDAGLAVLSGKADAAPAIRPVAELLGLDFLPLRWERFDLLIVRDRFFDPVVQRFVNLLHEPVFKEVAKEYDGYDLSLTGKMVYPDNARL, translated from the coding sequence ATGGGAGTCACGAAATATTATTTGACCACCAAGGAGGTGGCGCAACTTCTCAAAGTCAACGAGAAGGCGGTTTACAGCCTGATCAGCGAGAAAGGGTTGCCGGCGACCAAGATGACCGGCAAGTGGTTGTTTCCGCGACACCTGGTGGAGGAATGGCTTGATGTCTCGGTGGTTAATCAACCGGTAGTCGATACTGCCGCTCCGGGGATGGCCGATTCCGGCCGCCTGCTCATTGCCGGCAGCGACGATCTGCTGTTTCAGCGCTTGTTGGGCTTATACCATGCTCGCTACCCCGATTCCATAGCTTACTTTGCCAATCTCGGTAGTATGGGGGGGCTGCGGGCCCTGCGTCGAAAACAATGCCATATTGCCGTGTGCCATCTGCTCCAGGATGACAATGAGGAGTACAATTTTCGTTTTGCCGAGCGAGAAATGGAGCGGCTACCGGTCTTCGTCAATTTCAGCAAACGCCAACAAGGGTTGCTTGTTGCCCCCGGGAATCCGAAACAAATCTCTTCGGTCAAAGACCTGGCCCAACCCGGAATCACCATCGTCAATCGCTCACTCAATACCGGCACCAGGCTCCTGCTCGATTACGAACTGACCCGCTGTGATATCAACCCCGATACCATAGACGGGTATCGCGTGGAAGTGGCTCGTCATCTTGATGCCGGTTTGGCGGTATTGAGTGGGAAAGCTGACGCGGCACCGGCCATTCGGCCAGTGGCGGAGCTGCTCGGGCTCGACTTTTTGCCGCTTCGCTGGGAACGGTTTGACCTGCTCATCGTCCGGGATCGGTTTTTTGATCCGGTTGTGCAACGATTTGTCAACTTATTGCACGAACCGGTCTTTAAGGAAGTGGCCAAGGAGTATGACGGTTATGACCTGTCGCTCACCGGGAAAATGGTGTATCCGGACAACGCTCGTTTGTAG
- a CDS encoding DUF6165 family protein — MAVKIPVSWGELLDKLTILQIKMERIEDPEKRRNVRKELAALDAVRRDRGVPAPELEELVGQLRQVNEQLWDIEDAIRLCERQQEFGARFVQLARSVYQSNDRRAALKYQINRLLDSEIVEEKSYESY, encoded by the coding sequence ATGGCTGTGAAAATCCCGGTTTCCTGGGGAGAACTGCTGGATAAGTTGACCATATTGCAGATCAAGATGGAGCGGATTGAAGACCCTGAAAAGCGGCGTAATGTGCGAAAGGAACTGGCCGCTCTCGATGCTGTTCGGCGGGACCGTGGTGTGCCGGCTCCGGAACTTGAGGAGTTGGTAGGGCAGTTGCGGCAGGTCAACGAACAGCTTTGGGATATCGAAGATGCGATTCGGCTGTGCGAACGACAGCAGGAGTTCGGCGCGCGATTTGTTCAACTGGCTCGATCGGTTTATCAGAGCAACGATCGTCGAGCTGCCTTGAAGTACCAGATCAATCGTTTGCTGGATTCGGAAATTGTCGAAGAAAAATCATACGAATCCTATTGA
- a CDS encoding glycosyltransferase family 9 protein, whose translation MDAVFVIKLSALGDLVQADGALRDIREHHRHAIITVMTTPPYLRYMQRCPWVDLVFVDPRASRFNLVALSVLRRRLHKQHIDLVYDLQQVGRTRFYKRWLFPNGSWVGDVPGCSCYLKRPKGAAAADHFAHHLRQAGVSVCHTLVGNVGWMADDVTSLMRQAELQPGFVLLIPGASAEHQEKRWPHFAELARHLLDRGYRVVTVPGPADLAVCRAIPGDMLVPDDGYYDLFVLAGLAAQARFVVGNDTGPTHIAAHLRKPGLALFGGHVSALSTGLQHTCFSWLEADDLHKLPFAKVWQQVEQLMGKDF comes from the coding sequence ATGGACGCTGTCTTCGTCATCAAGCTCAGTGCTCTGGGCGATCTTGTCCAAGCTGACGGTGCCCTCAGGGATATCCGGGAGCATCATCGCCATGCAATCATCACGGTGATGACCACCCCGCCCTATCTGAGGTACATGCAACGCTGTCCATGGGTGGACCTGGTTTTTGTCGATCCTCGCGCTTCCCGTTTCAACCTGGTGGCCCTTTCTGTGCTGCGCCGGCGGCTGCATAAACAGCACATCGATTTGGTCTATGACCTGCAGCAGGTGGGCCGCACCCGGTTCTATAAGCGTTGGTTGTTCCCGAATGGATCGTGGGTGGGTGACGTTCCGGGTTGCTCGTGCTATCTGAAGAGACCGAAAGGAGCTGCCGCCGCCGATCATTTTGCCCACCATCTTCGGCAGGCAGGGGTTTCCGTATGCCATACGCTTGTGGGTAACGTCGGCTGGATGGCTGACGATGTCACCAGTCTTATGCGTCAGGCGGAGCTTCAGCCAGGCTTTGTACTGCTCATTCCTGGTGCTTCCGCCGAGCATCAAGAGAAGCGGTGGCCGCATTTTGCCGAGTTGGCCCGCCATCTGCTCGACCGCGGGTACCGGGTGGTCACGGTGCCGGGGCCTGCCGATCTTGCCGTTTGTCGGGCGATACCCGGCGATATGCTGGTGCCTGACGATGGCTATTACGACCTGTTCGTTCTTGCCGGTCTGGCTGCCCAGGCGCGGTTCGTGGTCGGCAACGATACCGGGCCGACGCATATAGCCGCCCACCTGCGGAAGCCGGGCTTGGCGTTGTTTGGAGGCCATGTTTCTGCCCTGAGCACCGGGCTTCAGCATACATGTTTTTCCTGGCTGGAGGCGGATGATTTGCATAAATTGCCGTTTGCGAAGGTCTGGCAGCAAGTGGAACAGCTAATGGGTAAAGACTTTTGA
- a CDS encoding polymer-forming cytoskeletal protein, translating into MEQDRTAADSIIPATMTVVGDITCRGLVRIDGVVQGRIHGQRLVIGSTGRVFGEAELQQLNCFGTFEGRIQVERLHLQASARLQGTIVVEELAVAAGARIDSAVHGREAWLLGRAAVDQVTQGDAMVPATGEGERVSATPGPTNELKGLLAALQRGSRLLVVIDDDEERRACFLGLAKERFSSHYRVVTLLDPRGTVQDLFSRIAAHQGVAVADDVDAVMLGKAVCRELSGTGRGLVLIDNAESMFPATLEGLLRVLAEIPLATAPQVILLGGQELHKIQDLQSLAETLGVPDCLFDLSSTR; encoded by the coding sequence GTGGAACAAGACCGAACAGCAGCCGATTCCATTATCCCGGCGACGATGACCGTCGTCGGCGACATTACGTGCCGCGGTCTCGTCAGGATCGACGGGGTGGTACAGGGGCGAATCCACGGACAGCGCCTGGTCATCGGCTCCACCGGCCGGGTTTTCGGTGAGGCAGAGCTGCAGCAACTCAATTGTTTCGGTACCTTTGAGGGGCGTATCCAGGTCGAGCGCCTGCATCTACAAGCGTCGGCCCGCCTGCAAGGAACGATCGTCGTGGAGGAGTTGGCGGTAGCAGCCGGGGCCAGGATCGATAGCGCCGTGCATGGTAGGGAGGCATGGTTGCTCGGGAGGGCTGCCGTTGACCAGGTAACTCAGGGCGACGCTATGGTGCCCGCAACGGGCGAAGGTGAGCGGGTGAGTGCGACCCCCGGCCCCACCAATGAGTTGAAGGGCCTGTTGGCCGCCTTGCAAAGAGGCAGCCGCCTCCTCGTCGTCATCGATGACGACGAGGAGCGTAGAGCGTGCTTCTTGGGTCTGGCCAAGGAGCGGTTTTCCTCCCACTATCGAGTCGTAACGCTGCTCGATCCGCGTGGAACTGTTCAGGATCTATTCAGCCGAATCGCCGCTCACCAGGGGGTGGCGGTGGCCGATGATGTTGATGCCGTCATGCTGGGAAAGGCGGTATGCCGTGAGCTCAGCGGAACTGGACGGGGGCTGGTGCTGATCGACAATGCGGAGTCCATGTTTCCTGCGACCCTGGAGGGGCTGCTGCGGGTGTTGGCCGAGATCCCGTTGGCTACTGCCCCGCAGGTAATCCTGCTGGGCGGACAAGAATTGCACAAGATACAGGACCTGCAATCCTTAGCTGAGACGCTCGGGGTGCCGGATTGTCTTTTCGACCTATCTTCTACCAGGTAA
- a CDS encoding HEAT repeat domain-containing protein, translating to MDGELNDPELLQVVKDFLELGHADTIAIMVHRGAWPLEWTGQILDDERFNVRLGVSVLFEELRTRMPGQLNRAIPSLLPLLTSPQPHLRGDAISVLAIIGTPEALDHIRPMADDPHPQVREIVADILHQTTVGRVAPIS from the coding sequence ATGGACGGTGAATTGAACGACCCCGAACTACTGCAGGTGGTAAAAGATTTTCTTGAATTGGGCCATGCGGACACCATTGCCATCATGGTTCATCGCGGTGCCTGGCCGCTCGAATGGACCGGGCAAATCCTTGATGACGAAAGATTTAACGTCCGCCTCGGGGTATCGGTGCTGTTCGAAGAATTACGTACGAGGATGCCGGGACAGCTGAACCGGGCCATCCCTTCCCTGCTGCCGCTCCTGACTTCGCCGCAGCCGCATCTCCGCGGCGACGCCATCAGTGTCTTGGCTATCATCGGCACCCCGGAAGCCCTGGACCATATCCGGCCGATGGCGGACGACCCTCACCCACAGGTCCGGGAAATCGTCGCCGACATCCTCCACCAGACGACCGTCGGCAGGGTGGCACCGATTTCCTGA
- a CDS encoding carbohydrate kinase family protein — translation MYTVAGIGELLWDVLPNEEKLGGAPINFTYHATALGGTGIPISCVGNDQRGRQALDFLAGKHLETDYITTVDAFPTGTVTITIDPSGVATYQFPDDVAWDHLEAKALHRSLPSRLHAVCFGTLAQRSEPTRSTIRTLLRQLPPETKKIFDINLRQQFYNRDIITTSLALCTIVKLNEDELTVLSSLFGLSGTVQEQLRQLRGGFDLELAILTRGDRGSLLLTSGECIEHPGISSAIVDTIGAGDSFTAAVTIGLLYGLPLPEISDKANRLAAYVCAHAGAMPEIPAYFRYS, via the coding sequence ATGTATACCGTTGCCGGTATCGGAGAACTGTTGTGGGATGTTTTACCGAACGAGGAAAAACTCGGCGGCGCCCCGATCAATTTCACCTATCACGCCACAGCGCTGGGCGGCACAGGAATCCCCATCTCCTGTGTCGGTAACGATCAGCGGGGGCGACAGGCTCTCGATTTCCTTGCCGGAAAACATCTCGAAACGGATTATATCACGACCGTCGACGCATTTCCAACCGGCACCGTCACTATCACCATCGATCCGTCAGGAGTGGCCACCTATCAATTCCCCGACGACGTCGCCTGGGACCACCTGGAGGCCAAGGCGCTCCATCGTTCGCTTCCGTCGCGGTTGCACGCTGTTTGCTTCGGAACTCTGGCCCAAAGAAGCGAGCCGACGAGAAGCACTATTCGGACCCTGCTGCGACAGTTGCCACCAGAGACTAAAAAAATTTTTGATATCAATCTCCGGCAGCAGTTCTACAACCGCGACATCATCACGACCTCGCTGGCCTTGTGCACCATTGTCAAGCTCAACGAAGACGAATTAACGGTGCTCTCCTCGCTTTTCGGGTTGTCCGGCACCGTGCAGGAACAGCTGCGCCAATTACGCGGCGGCTTCGACCTGGAACTGGCCATCCTGACCAGAGGCGATCGCGGTTCCCTTTTACTGACATCTGGCGAGTGTATCGAGCATCCCGGCATCTCTAGCGCAATTGTCGACACCATCGGTGCCGGCGATTCGTTCACCGCAGCGGTAACCATCGGCCTGCTATACGGTTTGCCGTTGCCAGAGATCAGTGACAAGGCTAACCGGTTGGCGGCTTATGTCTGCGCTCACGCCGGCGCCATGCCGGAGATACCCGCCTACTTCCGCTACAGTTGA
- a CDS encoding Lrp/AsnC family transcriptional regulator has translation MDATDIAIINELKDGRVSFKTIAEQLQLAEGTVRSRVRRLRGEGVLAITGLVDPEALPDHTVVLVGVRLKDMDLVKKGEEFSRLRGVISVSVVTGRFDLILTVMTNKAFGILQFYTDEVSKVDKVQSVETFVIYKSFNLKVPLPHLGPEQEKQIS, from the coding sequence ATGGATGCCACCGATATTGCCATCATCAATGAGCTCAAGGACGGGCGAGTCTCTTTTAAAACGATAGCCGAACAACTTCAGCTCGCCGAAGGAACGGTACGTAGCAGGGTGCGACGGTTGCGTGGAGAAGGAGTCCTGGCGATTACCGGGTTGGTGGATCCGGAAGCATTGCCCGATCATACGGTGGTACTGGTCGGGGTACGCCTGAAGGACATGGATCTGGTCAAAAAAGGAGAAGAGTTCAGCCGGTTGCGTGGCGTTATTTCCGTATCCGTGGTAACCGGTCGTTTCGATCTCATTCTCACCGTCATGACCAACAAGGCTTTTGGCATCCTGCAATTCTATACCGACGAGGTGTCTAAGGTCGACAAGGTGCAATCGGTGGAAACGTTCGTTATTTATAAGAGTTTTAATCTTAAAGTGCCGTTGCCTCATCTTGGACCTGAACAGGAAAAACAGATATCATGA